Within Hyalangium ruber, the genomic segment GGTGATGCGAATCATCGGCTTCAAGCAGGGCACGGGCGGCTCCTCGGGGGTGACGTTCCTGCGGCGGGCGCTGGACACGCGCTTCTTCCCCGAGCTGTGGGACGTGCGCACGGAGCTGTCGCCCGTGCCGGTCCGCCGCCCCGGGTAGCCCGCCGGGAGACAGATACAACGCTCCAGGTCGTGCGAGGGGCTTCCTACCCATGGGGTTCATGAGTACCCTGGGGTCGAGGAGGCTCTATGTCCGCGCATTGGCGCAATGCGCCCTGCCCGTGTGGCAGTGGGAAGAAGGCGAAGCACTGCTGTGGCTCACGGGCCGACCCGTCGGTGGACGCGCCGGGGGCGTGGCTGCACGGCATGGACGAGCGGCTGGTGGGGGAGATGGTGGCCTTTGGCCACCAGCGCTTCGGGCGGGAATGGCTCACCGAGCCCACGGAGGCGTACTTCCCGCTGCGGCGGTTCGAGCGCGAGGACTTCCAGCTCTTCATGCCGTGGGTGGTGAACCACTGGCGCGTGGAGGGGCGGCCCATGCGCGAGTGGTTCCTGGAGGAGCGGGGGGACCGGCTGAGGGAGGTCGAGCGCGGCTGGCTGCAGGCGCAGGCCGCCGCCGTGGTGACGCTCTGGGAGGTGCGCCAGGTGCGCGAGGGCGAGGGCGTGGGGGTGAAGGACCTGCTGGGGGGCGAGGAGCGCTTCGTCCACGAGGTGCGGGGCTCGCGCATGGTGCAACTCCGGGACGTCATGCTCGGGCGCGTGGTGGACTACGAGGGGCTGTCGGTGTTTTGCGGGATGCACCCGAACACGCTGCCTCCGAGGGCGGCGCACGAGGTGGAGCGCACGGCCCGCCGGGCGCTACGGGTGCGGAGCGGCGGGGTGCCGCACCGCAAGCTCGCGGGCGACGGGGTGGCGCTGGGGCTCATCCACCTGTGGATGACGGAGGTGCTGGAGCTGGAGCTTCAGCCTCCGCCCACGTTGGTAAACACAGACGGTGAGCTGTTGTTGCTCACGGCTGATGATTTCACCTTCTCGGCGAAGGTCCGGACTCGGGTGTTGGAGGCGCTGCTGTCGCTGGAGGGCGCGGAGCTGAACCAGGAGGGCGTACCCGCGGACATTTCATTCCTGAAGTCGGGCAATGCGATGCACGCCTCGTGGGACAACACCCTGGTAGGCAGCGCCCGGGTG encodes:
- a CDS encoding SEC-C metal-binding domain-containing protein → MSAHWRNAPCPCGSGKKAKHCCGSRADPSVDAPGAWLHGMDERLVGEMVAFGHQRFGREWLTEPTEAYFPLRRFEREDFQLFMPWVVNHWRVEGRPMREWFLEERGDRLREVERGWLQAQAAAVVTLWEVRQVREGEGVGVKDLLGGEERFVHEVRGSRMVQLRDVMLGRVVDYEGLSVFCGMHPNTLPPRAAHEVERTARRALRVRSGGVPHRKLAGDGVALGLIHLWMTEVLELELQPPPTLVNTDGELLLLTADDFTFSAKVRTRVLEALLSLEGAELNQEGVPADISFLKSGNAMHASWDNTLVGSARVAEASLRLETNSVERADALRARVEAACAGLLTHRKREHCDPEALMEAQGEEVSEYEAPEPEMLAALREFKAEHYAAWLDNPLPALKGKTPREAVRTAAGRREVELILKEFEHGEALLPEEERADILALRGELGLTE